One window of uncultured Methanoregula sp. genomic DNA carries:
- the pyrI gene encoding aspartate carbamoyltransferase regulatory subunit, producing the protein MKTSEAAENEGLLVRRIKNGTVIDHIDGGEALNVVKILGITGATQEALSIATNVPSRDMGRKDIVKLTNRELSKEEVNRIALISPHATINIIRNFKVWEKKGVEIPTLIEGIVRCPNPGCISNTHEPITSKFEVTPKGLHCKYCDWVITKDLTSHII; encoded by the coding sequence ATGAAGACAAGCGAGGCTGCAGAGAACGAAGGGCTCCTGGTGCGGAGGATCAAGAACGGCACCGTGATCGACCATATTGACGGCGGGGAGGCCCTCAATGTTGTCAAGATCCTCGGGATCACCGGGGCAACGCAGGAAGCTCTCTCGATTGCAACGAACGTTCCGAGCAGGGACATGGGGAGAAAGGACATCGTCAAGCTCACCAACCGCGAGCTCTCCAAGGAAGAGGTCAACCGCATAGCGCTCATCTCCCCCCATGCAACCATCAATATCATCCGGAATTTCAAGGTCTGGGAGAAGAAAGGAGTCGAGATCCCGACCCTGATAGAGGGGATCGTCCGCTGCCCGAACCCCGGCTGCATCTCCAATACCCATGAACCCATAACAAGCAAGTTCGAAGTGACGCCGAAAGGACTGCACTGCAAATACTGCGACTGGGTTATAACAAAAGACTTAACCAGCCATATCATCTGA
- a CDS encoding phosphopantetheine adenylyltransferase: protein MKVMVGGTFDPLHDGHKQLLGRSFGIAGAGGQVTIGLTTDAFASRKVHPIRPFSTRKAELEAFIETSRFPATWHIEPLSDRYGPAIDADFDAIVVSEETLPVAVEINKLRKQKGAKKVDIHQISCVLADDGRWISSTRIFRGEIDIHGHLLNQMH, encoded by the coding sequence ATGAAGGTTATGGTCGGGGGAACGTTCGATCCGCTCCATGACGGGCACAAGCAGCTCCTTGGCCGGTCGTTCGGGATCGCAGGAGCCGGTGGCCAGGTTACCATCGGCCTTACCACGGACGCCTTTGCCAGCCGGAAGGTTCACCCTATCCGCCCGTTTTCAACAAGGAAAGCAGAACTCGAGGCATTCATAGAGACCAGCCGGTTTCCGGCAACCTGGCACATCGAGCCCCTCAGTGACCGGTACGGCCCTGCCATAGATGCGGATTTCGATGCGATCGTTGTCTCGGAAGAGACGCTTCCCGTTGCTGTCGAGATCAACAAGCTCCGGAAACAGAAAGGGGCAAAAAAAGTGGATATCCACCAGATCAGCTGTGTGCTCGCCGATGACGGGCGCTGGATCTCCAGCACCCGGATCTTCCGGGGCGAGATCGATATCCACGGGCACCTGCTCAATCAGATGCACTGA
- a CDS encoding gamma carbonic anhydrase family protein, translating into MRMDAKVSGVPLFKAENATVIGDVTIGSQVGIWFGAVIRADKDRIVIGDRSNIQDNCVVHTSKGFPTLVGNDVSVGHGAILHGCTLGDQVLVGMGAIVLNGAQVGKGSLIGAGAVVTEGMVVPEGSVIVGIPGKIIKQTTDAQKEHILNNAVSYVELAGEYVRHG; encoded by the coding sequence ATGCGTATGGATGCGAAGGTCTCCGGCGTGCCGCTTTTCAAAGCGGAAAACGCAACGGTCATCGGTGATGTCACCATCGGCAGTCAGGTGGGAATCTGGTTCGGTGCGGTCATCCGGGCTGACAAGGACAGGATCGTGATCGGGGACCGGTCCAACATCCAGGACAACTGCGTGGTCCATACAAGCAAGGGGTTTCCCACGCTGGTCGGCAATGATGTGTCGGTCGGCCACGGGGCCATCCTCCACGGGTGCACCCTTGGCGACCAGGTCCTTGTCGGCATGGGCGCAATCGTGCTCAACGGCGCACAGGTGGGAAAGGGCTCCCTGATAGGCGCCGGTGCGGTTGTAACCGAGGGCATGGTAGTCCCTGAAGGATCAGTCATTGTCGGTATCCCCGGCAAGATAATCAAGCAGACAACGGATGCCCAGAAAGAGCATATCCTGAACAATGCGGTATCCTACGTGGAACTTGCTGGGGAGTACGTCCGCCATGGGTAA
- a CDS encoding CoB--CoM heterodisulfide reductase iron-sulfur subunit A family protein, which yields MGNVVVIGAGITGIQAALDIAGHGIHVHLIEREPSIGGHMAQLDKTFPTNDCSMCILSPKMVDVARHPYITVHTCTEVESIGGDVGHFKVILKKHPRYIDEVACTGCGDCIEICPVEVYNRFDAGIGVRKAIYKPHPQVVPDIVIKDPEHCIECGLCYDSCGPGAVLRDDKEKTVEIEAASILITTGYTVFDAGQKSQFGHLILPDVVTSLELERMINASGPTGGKIKRLSDGRIPESMVFVQCVGSRDMTIGRPWCSCVCCMQALKNAMLIKEKNPQMDIIICYMDIRSYGKGYEEYFERAKALGIRFLRGMPSDVLADRSGMILQVEDSETGEVQVLHPDLVVLSVGIGPSDKTAGIASKLGIPVEESGFIRPINDAVDTVGTIRPGIYVAGTATAPRDIPDSVASGESAAMRAYIDAVRTRSA from the coding sequence ATGGGTAATGTCGTAGTCATCGGAGCGGGTATTACCGGCATCCAGGCTGCGCTGGATATTGCCGGCCACGGGATTCACGTTCACTTAATCGAGCGCGAACCCAGCATCGGGGGCCACATGGCGCAGCTCGACAAGACGTTTCCCACCAACGACTGCTCGATGTGCATCCTCTCCCCCAAGATGGTAGATGTGGCACGCCATCCGTACATCACCGTCCACACCTGCACGGAAGTGGAGAGCATCGGGGGGGATGTAGGCCATTTCAAGGTCATCCTGAAGAAACACCCGCGTTACATTGACGAGGTTGCCTGTACTGGCTGCGGCGACTGCATCGAGATCTGCCCGGTCGAGGTATACAACCGCTTCGATGCCGGTATCGGGGTCCGCAAGGCAATCTACAAGCCCCATCCGCAGGTCGTGCCGGATATCGTGATCAAGGACCCGGAGCACTGCATTGAATGCGGCCTCTGCTATGATTCCTGTGGTCCCGGCGCAGTCCTGCGGGATGACAAGGAGAAGACCGTGGAGATCGAAGCTGCCAGTATCCTGATAACGACCGGGTATACAGTCTTTGATGCCGGTCAGAAATCACAGTTCGGCCACCTCATCCTGCCGGACGTGGTGACGAGCCTTGAACTGGAGCGGATGATCAATGCGAGCGGGCCAACGGGCGGGAAAATAAAGCGGCTCAGTGATGGCAGGATACCGGAGTCCATGGTTTTTGTCCAGTGCGTGGGTTCCCGGGACATGACGATTGGCCGGCCCTGGTGTTCCTGCGTCTGCTGCATGCAGGCCTTAAAGAACGCGATGCTCATCAAGGAGAAGAACCCGCAGATGGACATTATCATCTGCTACATGGACATCCGCTCCTATGGCAAGGGATACGAGGAGTACTTCGAACGGGCAAAAGCTCTGGGCATCCGTTTCCTGCGGGGCATGCCATCCGATGTCCTCGCGGACCGGAGCGGTATGATCCTTCAGGTAGAAGACTCGGAGACGGGCGAAGTCCAGGTCCTCCACCCCGATCTCGTAGTCCTCTCGGTCGGTATCGGCCCCTCCGACAAGACTGCCGGGATTGCCAGTAAGCTTGGCATCCCGGTCGAGGAGAGCGGGTTCATCCGCCCAATCAATGATGCGGTGGATACGGTAGGGACGATCCGCCCGGGGATCTATGTTGCCGGGACCGCAACAGCGCCCCGGGATATTCCCGACAGCGTGGCATCGGGGGAGTCTGCGGCCATGCGGGCATATATCGACGCAGTAAGGACGCGATCCGCTTGA